In Clostridium sporogenes, one genomic interval encodes:
- a CDS encoding asparaginase has product MKKVAVVFNGGTISMKVDPRIKAAVPSLSGEEIMAMVTGIEEYAEIENYEFSNYPSPYITPEQMMDLSKYIKNILEREDICGVVVTHGTDSLEETAYLLDLTIKTHKPVIVTGAMRSSSELGYDGPANLAASICTAISKEAIGKGVLVCLNDELNCASEVTKSNSTALNTFKSPIFGPIGIVDNNQVIFYRERLKKQHIETNKIESNVALIKCVSGIDSSFIDFCLDRDYKGLVIEAMGRGNVPPNMVPGIKRAIDKNIPIVLVSRCYEGRVLDTYGYEGGGKQLRKMGVIFGDSLPGQKARIKLALALTKSNYDVEKIKQIFEDGLYKYTTK; this is encoded by the coding sequence TGGCTATGGTAACAGGCATAGAGGAATATGCTGAAATAGAGAACTATGAATTTTCTAATTATCCAAGTCCTTATATAACTCCTGAGCAAATGATGGACTTATCAAAGTATATAAAGAATATATTAGAAAGAGAAGATATTTGTGGAGTTGTAGTTACTCATGGTACGGATTCTTTAGAAGAAACAGCCTATCTTTTAGATTTAACTATAAAAACTCATAAGCCTGTAATTGTTACAGGAGCTATGAGAAGTAGTTCTGAATTAGGTTATGATGGACCTGCTAATTTGGCAGCTTCAATTTGTACAGCTATATCTAAAGAGGCCATAGGTAAAGGTGTTTTAGTTTGTTTAAATGATGAATTAAATTGTGCTAGTGAGGTTACAAAATCTAATTCTACTGCATTAAATACTTTTAAGAGTCCTATATTTGGACCTATAGGAATAGTAGATAATAACCAAGTAATATTTTATAGAGAAAGATTAAAAAAACAACATATAGAGACAAATAAAATAGAAAGCAATGTAGCTCTTATAAAGTGTGTATCAGGAATAGATTCAAGTTTTATAGATTTTTGTTTAGATAGAGATTATAAAGGTTTGGTAATAGAGGCCATGGGTAGAGGTAATGTACCTCCTAATATGGTACCTGGTATAAAAAGAGCAATAGATAAAAATATACCGATAGTGTTAGTTTCAAGATGCTATGAAGGTAGAGTATTAGATACCTATGGTTATGAAGGCGGAGGAAAACAATTAAGAAAAATGGGAGTAATATTTGGAGATAGTCTTCCAGGACAAAAGGCAAGGATAAAGTTGGCTTTAGCTTTAACAAAATCAAATTATGATGTAGAAAAAATAAAGCAAATATTTGAAGATGGCCTTTATAAATATACTACTAAATAA